A single region of the Candidatus Kryptoniota bacterium genome encodes:
- a CDS encoding YicC/YloC family endoribonuclease: MIQSMTGFGKGESTVGGFTATAEVRSVNSRYLEVYVKLPQSLATKEIEVREMIRQRLGRGKVSLVVSSNNSRTDDQISVDIDSVSRIITLLKQLKKSAKITSPLKLEHLLVFKDLFKGSTEELSNGEEWEAVRGAVDSALAQLQEARTAEGQSLKNDLRARISRLNEAIDRIDKLARLRAEEGKAKLRQKVDEVMNGKEVDSSRLELEIVLLADKLDITEEVVRFRTHNEFFMKLLEGEDSNGRRLNFLLQEMNRETNTMGSKSFDVEMSHLVVEMKEELERIREQVQNLE, from the coding sequence ATGATACAAAGCATGACCGGTTTCGGCAAGGGTGAATCCACCGTGGGCGGGTTCACAGCGACAGCTGAAGTAAGAAGCGTGAACAGTCGCTATCTCGAAGTATATGTCAAGCTCCCTCAATCTCTTGCGACTAAGGAAATTGAAGTGAGGGAGATGATCAGGCAGCGTCTTGGACGGGGGAAAGTCTCTCTCGTTGTCTCCTCGAACAACTCCCGGACTGACGACCAAATTTCCGTTGACATCGATTCTGTTAGCAGGATAATCACGCTTCTCAAGCAGCTTAAAAAATCCGCGAAGATAACCTCGCCCCTTAAATTAGAGCACCTCCTCGTCTTTAAGGATCTGTTTAAGGGGTCGACAGAAGAATTGTCGAACGGTGAGGAGTGGGAGGCTGTAAGAGGCGCTGTGGATAGCGCCCTGGCACAACTCCAGGAGGCACGGACAGCGGAGGGGCAATCGCTTAAGAACGATCTCCGTGCGCGCATAAGCAGGCTTAATGAGGCGATAGACCGGATCGACAAGCTGGCTCGTCTCAGGGCGGAGGAAGGTAAGGCGAAGTTGAGGCAGAAGGTCGATGAGGTGATGAACGGTAAAGAGGTCGACTCGAGTCGCCTCGAACTCGAAATCGTTCTTCTCGCGGACAAGCTAGACATCACGGAAGAAGTGGTTAGATTCAGAACACACAACGAGTTCTTCATGAAGCTTCTGGAAGGCGAAGATTCGAACGGCAGACGTTTGAATTTTCTTCTTCAGGAGATGAACAGGGAGACCAATACGATGGGGTCCAAATCGTTTGATGTGGAAATGTCTCATCTTGTCGTGGAGATGAAAGAAGAGCTCGAAAGAATCAGAGAACAAGTTCAGAACCTGGAATGA
- a CDS encoding DNA-directed RNA polymerase subunit omega: MALKPIDLTQLDIVTGNAYEAIIVSSRRARQISDERKVEFAQRLEGVKQIQESLEEDEKVNPEQVELSKEFDKLEKPTEQSLNELLAGKIVYRYKSPQ; encoded by the coding sequence GTGGCACTAAAGCCGATTGATTTGACCCAGCTTGACATCGTAACTGGAAATGCTTATGAAGCGATCATCGTTTCATCGCGGCGCGCAAGACAGATTAGTGATGAGAGAAAAGTTGAATTTGCTCAGCGGCTTGAAGGAGTGAAACAGATTCAGGAATCTCTTGAGGAAGACGAAAAAGTAAACCCAGAGCAAGTCGAGCTGAGCAAGGAGTTTGACAAGCTTGAAAAGCCGACAGAACAATCCCTCAATGAGCTGCTGGCCGGCAAGATCGTTTACAGATATAAATCCCCTCAGTAA
- the coaBC gene encoding bifunctional phosphopantothenoylcysteine decarboxylase/phosphopantothenate--cysteine ligase CoaBC, with protein sequence MSSLAGKKIILGVSGSIAAYKSAYLLRELLREGAEVRVVMTPSAVNFVAPLTFSTLSRHQVYIEMFPDRTRSTDASTWHIDLALWADAMLIAPATASTIAKITSGVADNFLTSLVLALRCPLVIAPAMDVDMLLHPTTSTNISKLKERGVFVIDPEEGELASGLSGAGRLAEVNRVIEYLTSFFLGHQLDLAGRKILVTAGPTQEPIDAVRYVSNRSSGKMGFALATAAANRGAEVRLISGPVSLETPRNVLRESVSTAEEMLQAVVRNIEWCDTLVMTAAVADYKVASPSDRKIKKSEFNAGQQRFELVETADILRSISSLKGDRTYIGFALETEDEIANARAKLSAKSLDLIVVNNAREEGAGFGTDTNKVTILKADGSEPIELPLLPKYEVGMRILDLIKG encoded by the coding sequence ATGTCTTCCCTCGCGGGTAAGAAAATAATTCTCGGAGTTTCAGGAAGCATTGCCGCGTACAAAAGTGCGTACCTTCTTCGCGAGCTTCTGAGAGAGGGCGCCGAAGTCAGAGTGGTAATGACTCCTTCGGCCGTAAATTTCGTTGCTCCGCTTACATTTTCTACTTTATCCAGGCATCAGGTCTACATTGAAATGTTTCCTGACAGAACGCGTTCAACAGATGCCTCGACCTGGCACATCGATCTCGCGCTCTGGGCTGATGCAATGTTGATTGCGCCGGCCACCGCCTCGACAATCGCGAAAATCACCTCCGGGGTAGCGGATAATTTTCTGACTTCTCTCGTGCTTGCGTTGCGCTGTCCTCTTGTGATCGCACCGGCAATGGACGTAGACATGCTTCTTCATCCGACCACGAGCACGAACATCTCTAAGTTGAAAGAACGAGGCGTTTTCGTCATAGATCCCGAAGAAGGTGAACTTGCAAGCGGACTTAGCGGCGCAGGACGTCTGGCTGAGGTAAACAGGGTCATAGAGTATCTTACCTCCTTTTTCCTCGGTCATCAGTTGGACCTTGCCGGCAGGAAGATCCTCGTGACTGCGGGTCCGACACAGGAGCCGATCGACGCGGTACGCTATGTCTCGAACAGGAGCTCCGGCAAAATGGGATTTGCCTTGGCGACGGCGGCTGCCAACCGGGGCGCGGAAGTGAGGTTGATTTCAGGACCTGTTTCTCTCGAAACACCGCGAAACGTCCTGAGGGAGAGCGTCTCGACGGCCGAAGAGATGCTCCAGGCCGTAGTGCGAAATATCGAGTGGTGCGACACACTCGTAATGACAGCAGCTGTCGCCGATTACAAGGTAGCTAGTCCTTCAGACAGGAAGATAAAGAAGTCCGAATTCAACGCTGGACAGCAGAGGTTTGAGCTTGTAGAGACGGCAGATATCCTCAGGTCCATTTCATCATTGAAGGGCGACCGAACATACATCGGATTTGCCCTTGAGACTGAAGACGAGATTGCGAATGCCCGGGCCAAGCTCAGCGCGAAATCGCTCGACTTGATAGTTGTAAACAACGCGCGCGAAGAAGGCGCAGGGTTCGGCACAGACACGAACAAGGTGACGATCTTGAAGGCCGACGGCAGCGAACCTATCGAGCTCCCACTCCTTCCGAAGTACGAGGTCGGTATGCGGATCCTTGACCTGATAAAGGGGTGA
- the gmk gene encoding guanylate kinase, translating into MKIRGQLLVISAPSGGGKTTIVQEILKRFPAFRFSVSATTREKRKGETDGKDYFFLTRAEFEKKIADGDLVEHEEIYSNYYGTLKSEIEKALTNGENIVFDVDVNGALSIKKKFPEAILIFVRPPTLEILRNRLEGRGSESAEQVNRRMARVPMELEKGAGFDYIVINDDLKRAVDEVFEIVAKHLSQGSREKEYSGGTKAD; encoded by the coding sequence ATGAAGATTCGCGGCCAGCTTCTGGTTATATCTGCCCCGAGCGGAGGGGGGAAGACGACGATCGTGCAAGAAATCCTGAAGCGATTCCCTGCATTCAGGTTTTCGGTTTCAGCGACGACGCGGGAGAAGAGGAAGGGCGAAACCGATGGGAAGGACTATTTCTTCCTTACGAGAGCAGAATTTGAAAAGAAGATAGCCGATGGTGATCTCGTTGAACACGAGGAGATCTATTCGAATTATTACGGGACATTGAAAAGCGAAATCGAGAAGGCTCTTACGAACGGCGAAAATATTGTGTTTGATGTCGATGTGAATGGTGCACTTTCCATCAAGAAGAAATTCCCTGAGGCAATTCTCATTTTTGTGAGGCCTCCAACCCTCGAAATTCTGAGGAACAGGCTGGAAGGTCGGGGTAGCGAAAGTGCAGAACAGGTGAACCGGCGGATGGCGAGGGTACCTATGGAACTTGAGAAAGGCGCCGGTTTTGACTATATTGTAATTAACGACGATCTCAAGAGGGCGGTTGATGAAGTCTTTGAAATCGTCGCAAAACATTTGTCCCAAGGATCGAGAGAAAAGGAGTACTCGGGTGGCACTAAAGCCGATTGA